A window from Pseudobutyrivibrio ruminis HUN009 encodes these proteins:
- the atpG gene encoding ATP synthase F1 subunit gamma: MASTKEILNRINSIQDTMKITRAMYMMSSMKLRKAKSKLEETLPFFEGTQRGIAENLVRMPNIRHIYFDNRVEDDQETIKKRGFVVFTGDKGMAGAYNHNAIKYALQRIGGLSKDEYKLFVVGETGRAFFINNGYNVDENFRYSANNPSMHRARVISEYLIDLYNREELDRIDIIYTKMLNSVTEETCVERLLPLKTHKFIKEQVQEVESDTEGTSKVATEMKEGTKHVHSINNYELEAFKEGGDSWYPFYPSLSSVLEHLVHNHFTAFIYGALVECSASEENARMMAMQSATDNAEAILHDLSIEYNRVRQAQITQEITEVIGGAKALKKKKAKR, encoded by the coding sequence ATGGCAAGTACAAAGGAAATCCTAAATAGAATAAACAGTATTCAGGATACAATGAAGATTACAAGAGCCATGTACATGATGTCTTCAATGAAATTGCGCAAGGCAAAATCAAAGCTTGAAGAGACATTGCCATTCTTTGAAGGAACCCAAAGAGGTATTGCAGAAAATCTTGTTAGAATGCCTAACATCCGACACATCTATTTTGATAATCGTGTTGAGGATGATCAGGAAACTATCAAAAAGCGCGGATTCGTAGTATTCACAGGTGACAAGGGTATGGCTGGTGCTTACAACCACAATGCCATCAAATATGCACTTCAGCGAATCGGCGGCTTATCAAAAGACGAGTATAAGTTATTCGTTGTAGGTGAGACTGGTAGAGCGTTTTTCATAAACAATGGATATAACGTAGATGAAAATTTCAGATATTCTGCAAACAATCCTTCAATGCATAGAGCACGTGTCATTTCTGAGTATCTTATCGATCTATACAACAGAGAAGAGCTTGATAGAATCGATATTATCTACACAAAGATGCTCAATTCTGTTACAGAAGAGACTTGCGTAGAACGTTTGCTTCCTTTAAAAACTCACAAGTTTATTAAGGAGCAGGTTCAGGAGGTTGAATCTGATACAGAAGGAACAAGTAAAGTAGCTACTGAGATGAAGGAAGGTACAAAGCACGTTCATTCAATCAATAACTACGAGCTTGAAGCTTTCAAAGAAGGCGGAGATTCATGGTATCCATTCTATCCATCTCTTTCATCGGTTTTGGAGCATTTGGTACACAACCATTTCACAGCTTTCATCTATGGAGCTTTGGTTGAGTGCTCAGCCAGTGAAGAGAATGCAAGAATGATGGCGATGCAGTCAGCTACTGACAATGCGGAAGCTATTCTTCATGATTTATCTATTGAATACAATAGAGTTCGCCAGGCACAAATTACACAGGAAATCACTGAGGTAATCGGTGGTGCCAAGGCGCTAAAAAAGAAAAAAGCTAAAAGGTAA
- the atpE gene encoding ATP synthase F0 subunit C, whose product MNTLIAVGAGIAVVTGLGAGIGIGIATGKACEGIARQPEAESKIQKNLILGCALAEATAIYGFVIALMIMFVL is encoded by the coding sequence ATGAACACTTTAATCGCAGTTGGAGCAGGTATTGCAGTAGTAACAGGTCTTGGTGCTGGTATTGGTATCGGTATCGCAACAGGTAAGGCTTGCGAAGGTATTGCACGTCAGCCAGAAGCAGAGAGCAAGATTCAGAAGAACCTTATCTTAGGTTGTGCCCTTGCAGAGGCAACAGCTATTTACGGTTTCGTTATCGCTCTTATGATAATGTTCGTATTATAA
- a CDS encoding amidohydrolase family protein, whose amino-acid sequence MNNSFILRGGIAFSESEKRITTYYRGYLVCVDGICKGAFTELPEQYKGLQLYDYGERLIIPGMTDLHVHAPQYTFRGIGMDEELLEWLTTYTFPEEAKYSDMEYAKKAYGYFAEDLRRCFTTRAVVFGTMHNEATINLMDQLEDTGVITYVGKVNMDRNGGEGLQEESAEASLQATLDWLQAIEGRYKNTKPILTPRFIPSCSDDLMRGLGKLSAERNLRIQSHLSENQSEVAWVKELVPESTSYANAYELFDTMGSEELPTIMAHCVYSGEEEMSILKKHGAYIAHCADSNMNLTSGIAPIRKFMDAGIKIGLGTDVAAGSSMNMLKTMLITLQASKMYYRLVDTDVKPLSFEEVFYLATAGGGEYFGKVGTFKEGYEFDAVVIDDSKMYSMRDMSIRERIERMCYNDADAIIKDKFVKGKKVYC is encoded by the coding sequence ATGAATAACAGCTTTATACTTCGCGGAGGCATTGCCTTCTCGGAATCAGAAAAGAGAATAACTACATATTATAGAGGTTATCTTGTTTGTGTGGATGGCATTTGCAAAGGTGCCTTTACAGAGCTCCCTGAGCAGTACAAGGGATTGCAGCTATATGATTACGGCGAGCGTTTGATTATTCCTGGCATGACTGATTTGCATGTTCATGCACCTCAGTACACATTCCGTGGGATTGGTATGGATGAGGAGCTTCTTGAGTGGCTTACCACCTACACATTCCCAGAGGAAGCAAAGTACTCAGATATGGAATATGCTAAAAAGGCATATGGGTATTTTGCAGAGGATTTGAGACGTTGCTTTACAACTCGTGCTGTTGTTTTTGGAACAATGCATAATGAAGCAACCATCAACCTTATGGATCAGCTAGAGGATACTGGCGTAATCACATACGTTGGTAAGGTAAATATGGATAGAAACGGTGGTGAGGGCCTTCAGGAAGAAAGTGCCGAGGCATCACTTCAAGCTACATTAGATTGGCTTCAGGCCATCGAGGGTCGCTACAAAAACACAAAGCCTATCCTTACACCTCGATTCATCCCATCATGCTCAGATGATTTAATGAGAGGCTTGGGAAAGCTTTCAGCTGAAAGAAATTTGAGAATTCAGTCTCATCTTTCTGAAAATCAGTCAGAGGTGGCTTGGGTAAAGGAATTGGTTCCTGAATCAACTTCCTACGCAAATGCATACGAGCTATTTGATACCATGGGCTCAGAAGAACTTCCTACTATCATGGCTCACTGTGTATACTCAGGAGAAGAGGAAATGAGCATCCTTAAAAAGCATGGCGCTTACATTGCTCATTGTGCTGATTCCAATATGAACCTTACAAGTGGCATTGCTCCAATCAGAAAGTTTATGGATGCAGGCATCAAGATCGGTCTTGGTACAGACGTTGCAGCCGGTTCATCTATGAATATGCTTAAGACAATGCTTATTACATTGCAGGCATCTAAAATGTACTATCGCCTGGTTGATACAGATGTTAAGCCACTTTCTTTTGAAGAGGTTTTCTATCTTGCTACAGCAGGTGGCGGAGAGTACTTTGGCAAGGTTGGTACGTTCAAAGAGGGATACGAATTCGATGCAGTTGTTATCGACGATAGCAAGATGTATTCAATGAGAGATATGTCCATCAGAGAGCGAATTGAGAGAATGTGTTACAACGATGCCGATGCCATTATTAAGGATAAATTTGTCAAAGGCAAAAAGGTATATTGCTAA
- a CDS encoding dihydroxyacetone kinase, producing the protein MLPEQTIEFRYDTQLLIEGENLDEDAINDYITENFVGDSLLAVGDEELIKIHYHTNEPWKVLEYCRTLGEIYDIVVEDMDRQARGLQG; encoded by the coding sequence ATGTTACCAGAACAGACAATTGAATTTAGATATGACACACAGCTTCTTATTGAGGGCGAGAATCTTGATGAGGATGCAATCAATGATTACATCACAGAGAATTTTGTTGGCGACAGCTTACTTGCAGTAGGTGATGAGGAGCTTATCAAGATTCACTATCATACAAACGAGCCATGGAAGGTTCTTGAGTACTGCAGAACACTTGGCGAGATTTATGATATCGTAGTTGAAGATATGGATAGACAGGCTAGAGGTTTACAAGGCTAG
- a CDS encoding glucose-1-phosphate adenylyltransferase, which produces MAQTSMLAMILAGGRGSRLHELTNKVAKPAVAYGGKYRIIDFPLSNCANSGIDIVGVLTQYESVLLNSYVAAGGRWGLDTKDSGVFVLTPREKADSGLDVYRGTADAISQNIDFIDAYDPEYILVLSGDHIYKMNYDKMLSFHKEMGADATIAVRGVPMKEASRFGIMNTDDNRRIIEFEEKPEKPKSNLASMGIYIFTWKTMRKLLIEDMKNPDSSHDFGKDIIPVMLNGDKKLYAYEFSGYWKDVGTIDSLWEANMDLLDSDNELNLDDTSWKIYTEDTGVIPQYIASSAKIDGAYINQGAHVGGEVSRSVIFSNVKIAPGAKVIDSVLMPGAIVEEGATVTRALVAENIRIGKNAKVGNKKSEEILLVAKNVKGED; this is translated from the coding sequence ATGGCTCAGACAAGTATGCTAGCTATGATTCTAGCAGGTGGTCGCGGTAGCCGTCTGCATGAGTTAACCAACAAAGTTGCCAAACCGGCAGTTGCTTATGGTGGAAAATATCGTATTATCGATTTCCCACTTAGTAACTGTGCTAATAGTGGAATAGATATCGTAGGTGTTTTGACACAGTACGAATCGGTTTTGCTAAATAGTTATGTTGCGGCAGGTGGAAGATGGGGATTGGACACAAAAGATAGTGGTGTTTTTGTCCTTACACCTAGAGAGAAGGCAGACAGTGGTCTTGATGTTTATCGAGGTACTGCAGATGCTATTTCACAGAACATTGATTTTATTGATGCATATGATCCAGAGTACATTTTGGTACTATCCGGGGATCATATTTATAAAATGAATTATGATAAGATGCTTTCTTTCCATAAGGAAATGGGGGCAGATGCTACAATAGCTGTTCGTGGTGTGCCAATGAAAGAGGCAAGTCGATTTGGCATAATGAACACAGATGACAACCGAAGAATCATCGAGTTTGAGGAAAAGCCAGAGAAACCAAAGAGCAACCTGGCATCTATGGGTATTTATATCTTCACCTGGAAGACTATGAGAAAGCTTCTGATAGAGGATATGAAGAATCCTGACTCAAGTCATGATTTTGGTAAAGATATCATTCCAGTGATGCTGAATGGGGACAAAAAGCTTTATGCCTATGAGTTCTCAGGTTATTGGAAGGATGTTGGAACAATCGATTCTCTTTGGGAAGCCAATATGGATCTTCTGGATAGCGACAATGAGCTTAATCTGGATGATACATCATGGAAGATTTACACAGAAGACACAGGTGTCATTCCACAGTACATTGCTTCTTCGGCAAAAATCGATGGGGCATATATCAACCAGGGCGCTCACGTAGGTGGAGAGGTATCCAGGTCAGTTATCTTTTCAAATGTGAAGATCGCACCTGGTGCAAAGGTAATAGATTCCGTGCTTATGCCGGGGGCGATTGTTGAAGAAGGAGCCACTGTCACAAGAGCTCTTGTGGCTGAAAACATTAGAATAGGAAAGAACGCCAAGGTAGGAAATAAGAAGAGCGAGGAAATCCTTCTTGTTGCAAAAAATGTAAAGGGGGAGGATTAA
- the atpF gene encoding F0F1 ATP synthase subunit B has translation MINIQFWSILWTVVNLLILVVAFKIFFFKPIGKIIAKRQEEADEVYAKATAKENEANELAAQYEQKVAEAETEKKQIIAEARKSADGQYQKILEDAKTDAKSIHDAAVAEANHEKSQIIASAKKEIADIVVDATTKVVGSKTGADIDSKLFDEFLGKAGE, from the coding sequence ATGATTAACATTCAATTTTGGAGTATTCTTTGGACAGTAGTCAATCTTCTTATCCTGGTTGTAGCTTTCAAAATCTTCTTCTTTAAGCCTATTGGCAAAATTATTGCTAAGCGTCAGGAAGAGGCAGACGAGGTTTATGCAAAGGCTACAGCAAAGGAAAATGAGGCTAATGAACTTGCTGCACAGTATGAGCAGAAGGTTGCAGAGGCTGAGACAGAGAAGAAACAGATTATTGCTGAAGCAAGAAAGAGCGCTGATGGCCAGTATCAGAAGATATTAGAAGATGCTAAGACTGATGCAAAGAGCATTCATGATGCAGCAGTTGCAGAGGCTAATCATGAGAAGAGCCAGATCATCGCAAGTGCAAAGAAAGAAATTGCAGATATAGTAGTTGATGCAACTACAAAAGTTGTTGGTAGCAAAACAGGAGCTGATATCGATAGCAAACTGTTTGATGAATTTTTAGGTAAAGCAGGTGAATAA
- the glgD gene encoding glucose-1-phosphate adenylyltransferase subunit GlgD yields the protein MANKAFGVINSAANYIRVEGLHDYRPIGAFSFLGRFRVIDFPISNMSNSGINRIHVYLNSRPRSIVEHIGDGRHYNINSKRGNIQLLFTQNNGHSSIYNTDINAYLENLEQIERMPQDYVIVAPSYMIYKQDYQKLLDEHVAAGTDITLLYHKVDQAKEYYRACNVVTLNKQKGVQSLERNMGTAKEKLISMDTYVMSKEIFIDLIKKAKRESSAYSLADMIALACETLDVRGYQHKGFFAAITSLDDYYRANMEMLDYATAMDFFTNDWPFYTKTTDACPTQYFHGASVTNSMVCNAGLIEGTVENSIIGRNVHIGKGAVVRNSIILSYADIGDGVYIENAVVDKWVEAKKIKKIVSESVTPTYVKRNDKL from the coding sequence ATGGCAAACAAAGCATTTGGCGTGATTAATTCCGCCGCAAACTATATCAGAGTCGAAGGACTTCATGACTACAGACCAATTGGCGCTTTCTCATTCCTGGGTAGATTTCGAGTTATCGATTTCCCTATTTCGAATATGAGCAATAGCGGCATAAATCGTATACACGTATATTTGAATAGTAGACCTCGTTCTATTGTTGAGCACATTGGTGATGGTCGCCATTACAATATCAATTCAAAACGAGGAAATATTCAGCTGTTATTTACACAGAATAATGGTCATAGTTCCATCTATAATACGGATATCAACGCATATTTGGAAAATCTGGAGCAGATAGAGCGCATGCCTCAGGATTATGTAATCGTGGCACCTAGCTACATGATTTACAAGCAGGATTATCAAAAGCTTTTGGATGAGCATGTGGCAGCTGGAACAGATATTACTTTGCTATATCACAAGGTAGATCAGGCTAAGGAATACTACAGAGCATGCAATGTGGTTACCTTGAACAAGCAAAAGGGTGTACAATCTTTAGAGCGCAACATGGGCACAGCCAAGGAAAAGCTTATCAGCATGGATACCTATGTAATGTCTAAAGAGATATTTATTGATTTGATTAAAAAGGCTAAGAGAGAGTCTTCTGCTTATTCTCTTGCAGATATGATTGCATTAGCTTGCGAGACTCTTGATGTGAGAGGCTATCAGCACAAAGGATTCTTTGCAGCGATAACAAGCTTGGATGATTACTACAGGGCAAACATGGAGATGCTTGATTACGCAACGGCAATGGACTTTTTCACAAACGATTGGCCATTCTACACCAAGACAACAGACGCCTGCCCAACACAATATTTCCACGGAGCAAGTGTTACCAACTCAATGGTATGTAATGCCGGCTTGATTGAAGGCACTGTTGAAAATTCTATCATTGGACGTAATGTTCATATTGGAAAAGGGGCAGTAGTTAGAAACTCAATTATTCTTTCCTACGCTGATATTGGAGATGGAGTTTATATCGAAAATGCGGTAGTAGATAAATGGGTTGAGGCAAAGAAAATCAAGAAGATTGTTTCAGAATCTGTTACACCAACATACGTAAAACGTAATGATAAACTTTAA
- the atpC gene encoding ATP synthase F1 subunit epsilon produces the protein MASLFNLKIIACDGVFYDGDCEIIIVPSPDGEAAIMNHHEMMTGVVSVGEIRFKTGDGTWRSAIVSDGLISVYKDGSVKMIAYSCERPEDIDTYRAQEALERAQEQLQQKQSMVEYQISTANMARAMARLKGARRHS, from the coding sequence ATGGCATCATTATTTAATCTTAAAATAATCGCTTGTGATGGCGTGTTTTATGATGGTGACTGCGAAATAATTATTGTTCCCAGTCCTGATGGAGAGGCTGCAATCATGAATCATCATGAGATGATGACTGGTGTAGTTTCTGTCGGTGAAATACGCTTTAAAACAGGTGATGGAACATGGCGAAGCGCTATTGTATCTGATGGATTAATATCTGTCTATAAGGATGGTTCAGTAAAGATGATTGCATATTCTTGTGAACGTCCAGAAGATATTGATACATATAGAGCCCAGGAAGCTTTGGAGCGTGCTCAGGAGCAGCTTCAGCAGAAGCAAAGCATGGTTGAATACCAGATTTCTACTGCAAACATGGCTCGTGCTATGGCTCGATTAAAGGGCGCTAGAAGACATTCATAA
- a CDS encoding F0F1 ATP synthase subunit A, protein MTLAEKLVEELNCEEVFRLHIGGFDIPIYESVVVTWIVMAVLILIAIFLTTGLKTQNISKKQAFAELIYEKLNAIVGATLGEEGKAYTCYLVTVLLYIGLSNIIGLFGFKSPTKDVNVTAALALMSIVLVEAAGIYHKGVKKWLHSFVEPVAIVTPFNILDVFTRPLSLCMRLFGNVLGAFVIMELLKIVVPPVIPAVFSLYFDLFDGLLQAYVFVFLTSLYLKEAIE, encoded by the coding sequence TTGACTTTAGCAGAAAAGCTTGTAGAAGAGCTAAATTGCGAAGAGGTATTCAGACTCCATATCGGAGGATTTGATATTCCGATTTATGAATCAGTCGTTGTTACCTGGATCGTAATGGCCGTGCTTATTCTCATAGCCATATTCTTGACTACGGGACTAAAGACACAAAACATCAGTAAAAAGCAGGCATTTGCCGAGCTTATTTACGAGAAACTAAATGCCATTGTTGGTGCAACCTTAGGTGAAGAGGGAAAGGCATATACCTGTTACCTTGTCACAGTACTTCTGTACATTGGTTTATCTAACATCATTGGTTTGTTTGGTTTCAAGTCACCTACTAAGGATGTAAATGTTACAGCAGCACTTGCTCTTATGAGTATAGTTTTGGTAGAAGCTGCGGGTATTTATCACAAGGGCGTAAAGAAATGGTTACATTCATTTGTTGAGCCCGTTGCTATAGTAACACCATTTAACATTCTTGATGTATTCACAAGACCATTGTCGTTATGTATGCGACTTTTTGGTAATGTACTTGGTGCTTTTGTAATCATGGAACTTCTTAAGATCGTCGTTCCACCAGTTATCCCTGCTGTATTCTCATTATACTTTGATTTGTTTGATGGATTACTTCAGGCATACGTATTCGTATTCCTAACTTCTTTATATTTAAAGGAAGCTATTGAATAA
- the atpA gene encoding F0F1 ATP synthase subunit alpha — MTEKSLNYARDLHSIDNAEAHLQSAASILEAVPAIGEELSDPTVAIAKKHVVIDSIFPHEIRNFFKLLCDNGDFDLFNDIRAAYKESLQPKTEKVDRAKLRYVTAPSDEQLAGIKKFLAKETGNGDIELELVQDDSLKSGFILSVGTKEYDWSEQGRIEQFATKINKAVGVSAVDESILSILRTNVEDFALEAQEKEVGIVNWVGDGIANVDGIDHAFYGEIVIFDCGVRGMVQDVRRDEVGVILFGRDTEIKEGSKVVRTGKMAGLPVGNGFLGRIVDALGTPLDGNGEIQADGFRPVECPAPSIVDRQSVSQPMETGLLSIDSMFPIGRGQRELIIGDRQTGKTSIATDTIINQKGKDVICVYVAIGQKASTIAKLVNTLKENGAMDYTIIVSATASDPAPLQYIAPYSGTALAEYFMYSGKDVLIVYDDLSKHAVAYRAISLLLERSPGREAYPGDVFYLHSRLLERSARITPEAGGGSITALPIIETQAGDLSAYIPTNVISITDGQIFLESELFNAGQRPAVNVGLSVSRVGGAAQTKAMKKAAGSIRIDLAQYREMEVFTQFSSDLDDATKKQLAHGRALMELLKQPLNRPFSMAEQVIILVAANAHIFSDVELSKLKKFRADMLEFFATEHSAIISQLESSKDLSEDIKASIVDAAEEFKKNQE, encoded by the coding sequence GTGACAGAGAAATCTTTAAACTATGCCCGTGACCTACATAGCATAGATAATGCAGAAGCACATTTGCAGTCTGCCGCTTCTATACTAGAGGCTGTACCTGCAATTGGAGAGGAATTATCGGATCCTACAGTAGCAATCGCTAAGAAGCATGTTGTTATTGATAGCATCTTTCCTCATGAAATTCGCAATTTCTTCAAATTGCTATGTGATAACGGAGATTTTGATTTATTTAATGATATTAGAGCTGCATACAAGGAATCTCTTCAGCCAAAGACTGAAAAGGTTGATAGAGCGAAACTTCGCTATGTTACTGCACCTTCAGATGAGCAGCTTGCAGGTATCAAGAAGTTCCTTGCTAAGGAAACAGGCAATGGAGACATTGAGCTTGAATTAGTACAGGACGATTCCCTGAAGAGTGGTTTCATTCTTTCAGTGGGTACAAAAGAATATGACTGGAGCGAGCAGGGCCGTATTGAGCAGTTCGCTACAAAGATTAATAAGGCAGTTGGTGTTTCAGCTGTTGATGAAAGCATCCTTTCAATCCTCAGAACAAACGTTGAAGACTTCGCTCTTGAAGCTCAGGAAAAAGAAGTCGGAATCGTTAACTGGGTTGGTGATGGAATTGCCAACGTAGACGGTATTGATCATGCATTCTACGGCGAAATTGTTATTTTCGATTGCGGCGTAAGAGGTATGGTTCAGGATGTTCGTCGCGATGAAGTAGGTGTTATCCTTTTCGGTCGTGATACAGAAATCAAAGAAGGTTCAAAGGTTGTTCGTACAGGCAAGATGGCAGGTCTTCCAGTAGGTAACGGCTTCCTTGGACGTATTGTTGATGCCCTTGGTACTCCACTTGATGGAAATGGAGAAATCCAGGCAGATGGATTTAGACCAGTTGAGTGTCCAGCTCCAAGTATCGTTGACAGACAGTCTGTTAGTCAGCCAATGGAGACAGGTCTTCTTTCAATCGATTCAATGTTCCCAATTGGTAGAGGACAGCGTGAGCTTATCATCGGTGATAGACAGACAGGTAAGACATCTATCGCTACTGATACAATCATCAACCAGAAGGGCAAGGATGTTATCTGCGTATACGTAGCTATTGGTCAGAAGGCATCTACAATTGCAAAGCTTGTTAACACATTAAAAGAAAACGGTGCAATGGATTATACAATTATTGTCAGTGCTACAGCATCTGATCCAGCACCACTTCAGTATATTGCACCATATTCTGGTACAGCACTTGCAGAGTACTTTATGTATTCAGGCAAGGACGTACTTATCGTTTATGATGATTTATCAAAGCATGCGGTTGCATACCGTGCAATCTCATTGTTGTTAGAGCGTTCACCTGGACGTGAAGCATATCCTGGTGATGTTTTCTACTTACATTCAAGATTATTGGAGCGTTCTGCAAGAATCACACCAGAAGCAGGTGGTGGTTCAATTACAGCTCTTCCAATTATTGAGACTCAGGCTGGTGACCTTTCAGCTTACATTCCTACAAACGTAATTTCTATTACTGATGGTCAGATATTCCTTGAGTCAGAGCTTTTCAACGCAGGTCAGAGACCAGCCGTAAACGTAGGTCTTTCTGTATCCCGTGTTGGTGGTGCTGCCCAGACAAAGGCTATGAAGAAAGCCGCTGGTTCAATTCGTATCGATTTGGCTCAGTACCGTGAGATGGAAGTCTTCACACAGTTCTCATCAGATCTTGATGATGCAACAAAGAAGCAGTTGGCTCATGGTCGTGCCCTTATGGAATTATTAAAGCAGCCTCTTAACAGACCATTTTCAATGGCAGAGCAGGTTATCATTCTTGTAGCTGCAAACGCTCATATCTTTAGTGATGTTGAGCTTTCAAAGCTTAAGAAGTTTAGAGCAGATATGCTTGAGTTCTTTGCAACAGAGCATAGCGCAATCATTAGTCAGCTCGAGTCATCAAAGGATTTGTCAGAGGATATTAAGGCTTCGATTGTTGACGCAGCAGAGGAGTTCAAAAAGAATCAGGAGTAA
- the atpD gene encoding F0F1 ATP synthase subunit beta, which yields MSELKGKIVQVSGPVVDVEFKDNDLPAIRDALYVMVGDEKRVMEVSQHIGLGVVRCIMLAPSEGLCRDMEVTATGAGISVPVGEQTLGRLFNVLGDTLDNGEKLDNGEHWCIHREPPTFEDQSPVVEMLETGIKVIDLLAPYAKGGKVGLFGGAGVGKTVLIQELIHNIATESGGYSIFTGVGERSREGNDLWTEMAESGVLDKTALVFGQMNEPPGARMRVAETGLTMAEYFRDVKNQDVLLFIDNIFRFVQAGSEVSALLGRMPSAVGYQPTLANDLGELQERIASTKNGSITSVQAVYVPADDLTDPAPATTFSHLDATTVLSRKIVEMGIYPAVDPLESTSRILEPDVVGEEHYQVARGVQEILQKYKELQDIIAILGMEELSDEDKITVYRARKVQRFLSQPFSVAENFTGVKGQFVTVKDTIRGFKAILNGEMDEYPEAAFFNVGTIEDVKKKAADLVKE from the coding sequence ATGTCAGAGTTAAAAGGAAAAATCGTCCAGGTTTCAGGACCTGTTGTCGATGTAGAATTTAAAGATAATGACCTACCTGCCATTAGAGATGCCCTATACGTTATGGTAGGGGATGAGAAAAGAGTAATGGAGGTCTCTCAGCACATCGGTTTAGGCGTGGTTAGATGTATCATGCTTGCTCCTTCTGAGGGACTATGTAGAGATATGGAAGTTACTGCTACAGGTGCAGGTATTTCTGTGCCAGTTGGTGAGCAGACACTTGGTAGACTTTTCAACGTATTAGGTGACACACTTGATAATGGTGAAAAGCTCGATAATGGAGAGCATTGGTGCATCCATAGAGAGCCACCTACATTCGAGGATCAGAGCCCAGTTGTTGAAATGCTTGAGACAGGTATCAAGGTTATCGACTTACTTGCTCCTTATGCTAAGGGTGGTAAGGTCGGACTTTTCGGTGGTGCCGGTGTAGGTAAGACAGTACTTATCCAGGAGCTTATCCATAATATCGCTACAGAGAGCGGTGGTTACTCAATCTTTACTGGTGTAGGAGAGCGTTCTCGTGAAGGTAATGACCTTTGGACAGAAATGGCTGAGTCAGGAGTTCTTGATAAGACAGCCTTAGTGTTCGGTCAGATGAATGAGCCACCTGGAGCACGTATGCGTGTTGCTGAAACAGGACTTACAATGGCTGAGTATTTCCGTGACGTTAAGAATCAGGATGTGCTTTTATTCATTGATAACATTTTCCGTTTCGTACAGGCAGGTTCAGAGGTTTCAGCTCTTCTTGGTCGTATGCCATCAGCCGTTGGTTACCAGCCAACACTTGCAAACGATTTAGGTGAGCTTCAGGAGAGAATCGCTTCTACAAAGAACGGTTCTATCACATCAGTTCAGGCTGTATACGTTCCTGCTGATGACTTAACTGACCCAGCTCCAGCAACAACATTCTCACATTTGGATGCTACGACAGTTCTTTCACGTAAGATCGTAGAAATGGGTATTTACCCAGCTGTAGATCCACTTGAGTCTACATCACGTATCCTTGAGCCAGACGTAGTTGGTGAGGAGCATTATCAGGTTGCCCGTGGCGTACAGGAGATTCTCCAGAAGTACAAGGAGTTACAGGATATCATCGCTATCCTTGGTATGGAAGAGCTTTCAGACGAGGATAAGATTACTGTATATCGTGCAAGAAAGGTACAGCGTTTCCTTTCACAGCCATTCTCAGTTGCTGAGAACTTTACAGGTGTTAAGGGACAGTTCGTAACTGTAAAGGATACTATCCGTGGATTTAAAGCTATCCTTAATGGTGAGATGGATGAATATCCAGAGGCAGCATTCTTTAACGTTGGTACAATTGAGGATGTCAAGAAAAAGGCTGCAGATCTTGTAAAGGAGTAG